One Stigmatopora argus isolate UIUO_Sarg chromosome 19, RoL_Sarg_1.0, whole genome shotgun sequence genomic window, CCATCAAAATTGAAATCAAATATGAGTGAGTCaagcaaaacatgtttttgatgCACAGTAGCATTACTAAGGATGCTTTTATCCGACAGTAATCACACAATCACATAGCGTCAGTCGCTGTGTGACCTTCAGGAGCCACATAATTGGTTTTGTCTTTTTGGCAGGACACTAATCGGAACTTGACCAAGGTGGACCAGATGCTGGGCCAGTACAGAGAGCATACCGATGATCAGGCGGAGGCCATGGCTTTGGTGAGACATCCGTTCAATCCATTCCCAGTGTAATGAAATGTTATTACATACTAAACAGATGGCGTTTAAATTATGCAAGGTTCGGGTCatctcattttaattttagtACATTCTCAATTGGAATCTACTGTGGAAATGTAATATTGTGCTTCCTGAAATTAAATGGAGTGACTTAATTCAACATTAGGTTGAACTCCGTTCCTTATGTATTATCTTGCAAGTTTTGGCTCAAACCTCCGTAGAACCAGGTTGCTTGTCCCTTCAGCCATCTGTTTTCTGGTATCCAGCTTCGGGATAACCTGGAGGAGTCGATTAGTCAGCTGCAGGCACAGAGGTTGAGCAGAACCAATGACGCTCACGGCAGTGCTTCTGCTTCCAGCATGCATTCCAGTGACCTAGATGTTTGCCCTGGTTCAGGTACAGACTGTTCAGCATCTAAAATATTGTCTTAAATCTGTTTAATAAAGCCAAACTGGCATTGTGATGGCGCATAATTGTGAATTTTATGAATTTGGCTGACTTGTCCACCAGACTTCATTTATTCATGTCAAttttaccactgtatttgtatttttcaataAACTGTATTGTGGGTTTACAGATAGCCGGCGTCTCAAACCAACATCACCACTAAAAGACTATACGAGTACACCTGGTAGGAGGAGGTCTCACTCTGCAAGTGTTCATTTCAAGAATAGCAGCTTGTCGGGACAGAATGTAAGTTGCtttgtttttgatttgttttgacatacagtggtacctcgacatagtgaacgtttcccattgaaatgaattgaaaacaaattaatttgttccaaccctctgaaaaaacaccaaaaacaggatattggattggaaaaaatgtttcatttccatatattgacaaaggaataaataatgagcggtttaatagtaataaaatgtgtttaatagatataaaattagatgcatttcgcggaggggagagacaacgacacacatggaggcggagggggggctttttgggggcactttatccacggcactcgtaaacgaacaaacaagtgtttgtatgacgagcatgttgtatcacgaggtaccactgtatgtggaCTTTAAACAAAATCTTAAGGAGCATTTCATAACAATAGTGAAACTTACTGGGTTTGTTGATTTGTTGGATTTCAATGTTTAGGTaccaatttaaaataattgaaacgTGGCAATTAATGAAGCTTTTCTTCTGGTTTTACAATGCCTTGATTCGGTTTTGCctgtgttttttaattaatttttcttttaattattattgtgATTTAATCTATTCGTCCCATTACAGCTTCATGAACTGCACCAGTCCTTGAGGGACCTGCGATGTGACCAACAGAGACTGTCAGTGGACCTAGATCGAGAAATCGTCAGGAGAAATAGGTAATAATTGATGCACTGAGTAAGTGGTCCTCCCCTGCCCACCCCTGAATTGTAACTGTAACATCAAAATAGATCGCGtgaggttggctcattgaaaagtagatcttggagcaaaagtAGGAGCGGCCCTGGTGTATGTGTTTATTGGAATTAGTGACATTTCCTGCACTTTGTGTCTTTTTGTCCCAATATGCAATAGTTGTAGTAAGTGGCAAGGTAATTCAATGGCTTAATTCCCCTATTTTAACACAATGTTATTAATGGTAATCTAGAAGCTTTGTTTGTAAATAAGCACTTAAGTAAGCACTAGTGATTAACCgatatgggtttttcaggaccgatacccattattagtagttagaggaGGTCAATAGCTGATATtagtttgtattcattcattcattttctgaaaccacTTACCATaaaagagtcgcggggggtgctggacttCAGCTGGCTTCaggccggaggcgggggacaccctgaatcggtggccagctgattgcagggcacaaggagatggaacaccatttacactcacactcatactaaggggcaatttagagttttcaacccacctaccatacatgtttttagaatgtggggagaaactggagcacctggaggaaacccacgcaggagaacatgtaaactccacacagaaaggaccgacctggatttgaacctcgaacctcagaactgtgaggccaaaaaaaaatcaggtcaaTGTTTGTTGCAAATAGTGTGAACTATTTCACTTGGTTAATACAGGACGTTGATAACAATATCAGACAAACACActcgtgaaaaaaaatcacaaaatgggAAACTTTTTGAATCTTAAATAACAGTACGATTGTTAAATTATTATGATATTTAAGGAAAATGTTTGGGAAAGTGGATAAATTCTTTCtacttctgatttttttttaaacacatcagATTTTTGTATTTGCTTTACTAATTAAATTGTGCCGGTGTACCAATTGTAATAATGCGTTCTGTCTCTTGCATTGAAGTTTTTAATTTGCTCTGAGAAGCTTTTGAACTTGTGAACTAAGTTTCAAGATTTAATTTGATGAAGGGTCGACAGTAGATAAAGAAGATAatggtatttttaaaaagttctttAAGGGAATAGTGAAATTTCCAAGAGACACATTTTGTCTCAACATAATTAAAATTAAGTATAAAAGCCTATTTAAAGACCCTTCCCTCCTGATGTGTACTGGGTCAAATTGAGAATGTATTTTAGAAAATTGTTAGCATTGTGGTTAgtgtgttcagaaaatgaatgaattaatagaaagagatagatgtatattgtcaGTATAATGCTTCGGAATTGTTGAAAATAAGTATTGTTCTCCCTCATCTGATTAGTGGATGAATGGTTTGGGGaccctgggttcgaatcccacttGGCGGGCGATATGTTAGAAGGGGCATctgctgtaaaaaaaagaagttatgTGCCAAAACTGTCAAtgcaatttgtttgttttactgtGGCGACCCCAAAAGGGGTGGATGGAATTATTAACTGTTGTGGATTTGTTATaactgtctttttcttttctgataGGGCTGAGATTGATACTAAGATTGCAATAGAGAGCCTTTCGGATCATATGGCACCTGTGCAACGACTGGACTCTGtaagttattgttttttggaACTTGTTAAACAAAGTTAGCCTAATAACTTGTCTGTAGATGAAAGACTGAAATACCATAGGTATATATAATATGGCCGAGAGCTGTTTTAATACTGCAGTTTTATAGTAGAGCACAAGGGGGCACTCTGTCGCTTTAATATTTTGTAATACTGGCCACCATTGGATTAGCTCACGTTTTGCAATTTACAAGGCAGCTTCCAATTCATTAATATCCCTTGACACCATTGTATCTTAATAGGAACGCGGTAGCCCCCATTCCTcccacccccaaaaataaaacataaaaataaaaatatatatatgtatttatgtatgtaggtatgtgtgtgtgtgtatatatatatatatatatatatatatatatatatatatatatatatatatttatatatatagtatatatatatatatttttatatctatatagtatatagtatatatatatatatatatatatataaatatatatgagtaaataaacataataaaatagattatacataTAAAAATCGATTTTATTACTGAAGTTGAGGAGAAGAGGGAAGGCACAGGGCACATTTATTCCCCACCAATGGGCCTGCTGTGATGTGAATCAAATGCCTGATGAGTCACTTGGGTAGATGTTATAGCTTCCAGCTCATAATTCATCACCAGAGCCAACATATACTGCATATGCATAATGGGTGGGACTGAGTAGGATCTGAAGCCTCATACATATCCACCATTTTTCCAGTGGCTCATTTGAAAGAGACATGGAGTTGCGATGATGTCATACTAAAGCACCTGTCATGTCGCATTGTTATTGCTGTAGTGCTCCAGTAACAACACGTTCCAGAGCTGTTTGGTTGTTTTGCAGAGTTTGGAGAGACACAGTGTCAGTGGAAGAGAGGACACCATGATTTCCAAGCAGCGGAATTCAGAAAAAGAGAGATCCATGGTGACTACACAGTTTTCTTAATTtctcttgattcaactgcatcAGATTTGTAAGGGGTTGAATGTACATTTGACATCATTATCTGATAAGATCAGTATGCTCTCCTCAGATGGAGCATGAACTGGAGAGAGTTCAAAGACTACTTGATCAGTCAGAGGACAGCAGGGAGTCATTGGTTCAACaggtttctatatattttatttctacTGTGCTGTGTGTGAGTCTGAATGCAAACAGTGAATCTTGAGGTGTTCACATGGCAAACTCCACTGAAAGAAATGCCAACCGGTTTAATTCatcgatattttttttctcccatgctTGGGTCATGATTCACAGGTGGACAATATGCGTGGGGAGTTACTGAGAACCAGGAAGGAGAAGACAGAGCTACAGAAGGCCTGGCTGCAGCCTAATCAACCCATTCACGGCAACTAtcaaggaagggaggaaggacgATTACGAGGTAAGCAATTTGAAGGTAGTAATGAAGGTGTCAGGGGTGTGATTAGGCACGTTgccttttttcattgtttagCTAATTCATGTATCTTTCATGGGTGactaataaaaagtaaaaaggtAAGTGGTAGATACTTCACTCATCCACAGAggtcagttaaaaataattgagcAAACGAGAGCATttcattaaattcattttaaattgtactaaagttttattattttgtattattttgtaaTAAGCCTGGATGCCTTTTTACAAGAGTTGTGCAACAATGTGCGTGGAAATAATTCTTATTTCAAGCTACTTTAAGCCTATAATGAATTTTGAAATCAAACAAAAttccaatttgattttttttcattttatttcttgtttgaaagtgacaactattgcagtaatatgaaccgtCATAAGAGTTGAGattttttgacattagaagcaatatggctgccacaatatCTTAAAATTCTGGTTAGAAAATTTTAATTACTGCCATTATAacgcatcaggttctcatcaagatagacgtatttattttttcaaattgaataatttgatattttgcatttataaagacaggcatattaacttccttatgatattgaccctaataatttgcttctgattcatacagtatcacaGAAGTACCacgtgattatttttcttaagattttcccttcaaagtaacagataatttgtactcctattaaaaccatgaatatggaggtgaaaattctgaaagagaaattgtaaagaaattttaaggcaattttaagggtgcggcttatacgcgggggtggcttatatgcgactaaatacggtagttgttcTTGTCAAAAAAGTGTAAATACTAATAGGAACCAATTTGAAGTAAAAACAATATCAAGCTGATTTTGGGAAGCTTTGGTTTTTCACAAAGTCTTGTCTTTTCTGTATTGAATTTGTAAAGTTGGTTCAGACAtggaaaaagaagtagcagaactGCGAGCTCAACTGCACAAGGTATCGGTCAACAATGAGGTCGAGGAGCTGAAGAAATCTCTGGAACGCAAGGAGAGAGAGCGGCTCCAGCTGAGTATCCATTTGGaggtgtgtgcgcgtgtgtgtgtgtgtgtgtgtgtcgcgtGCACTATTTAATAATGTAATAGAAAATTGAGATCTAAATCTTTATTTATGCCATTTAATTCAAATGATCCCCCACAGACATTTAAACATATAATCGAAGTTTGATTGGTAGCTCCTTTTAGtaatcaataataaaataataattaaaaaaaggtaattattgtgacaatttttaaaaaatgggttaaCATAGTTCTAACTATTCTTTCTTTATATTAacagtaaaaaatgcaaatgatgtGAGTTGACTACATCAATTCCTGGTGACTCATCAGCCTCTGACTAACCGACAATACTACTTGGCCTAAATACGTCAACTTCACAGTTATGACGTCGAACTATAAACTTCAAATTGACTTCAGGTTgttgtaatgtaatctaatatgAACTGTCTGTGGACTTTCTTTGTCTTGTTCAAAGGAGAATCCAGTTTTCAATTGCTTGTTTTCAGCTTTCTTATCCtggaattgtttttcttttacttttgcACACTTAaactatttatattttgtttctcTGCACTAGGGCTTGTCTACAGAGTTAGCACGGCGGGAGGAACAGCAAGTGGAAATGCTTGAAAAACTTAAGGAGATACAGGTATTTCTCAGCTTCTTCAGTTACTTTTATAAACATTGATTAGCAATGTTTCTCTGTTAGCTTTTTTCTGAAAGGTTACAGTAGCTAACATCATGAAGTGGTTCAATGTTGACCAGGTTTTGATGAAATAATATCTTAAAagtaaataacattttattctAGACCTAAGAGGAAAATGTGCAAAAGATGCAAAAAACAATACTGCCTACTGAGCAAAAGCACTTTTCAGGAAATTAATCTTGCCTTTCTTTTCAGAGCCGAGGGAAGACAGAAAAAACTGAGACTGAGGCATTACTCCATGAGAGTACAAGGAGCAAAGAAGAATTGAGAGCTAAGGCCCAAAAGGCCGTGCGCCAGTGGAGGACAAAGTGCAGTCGACTGCAGAGGGACCTGGAGGAGGCCCGAACCAATGTTCGACTTCACACTGAAAAGGCTGCTCAGGTCAGTCCAGTCAGGGATTTTTATAAATAGTACCGGtcttaaaatgcattttgaagtATAGAAAACATCACATCAACTCATTTCATTGAAGCCCAACAGTATTAACTTGAAAACTTCAGGAACCCTAATTTCGAATTGAGAGGTCGATATACAATTACGTAGAATACCATGCTCCAATTTTGAGCTATATTTAGATTCATTGCAATTCATAAACATGCATCCAAGAGGTGAGAAAAGAATGAAAACTATCGTAGCCgcttttgtgtctttttttaagatcaCATAAATCAGCTAAACGCTCATTTGCCGACAAATGCAGTTGCTAAATTattaatagtttttttatttcatccaatTTTTACATAAATGCCTTTCACTGGAATTCCCTATAAAATAAGCACAAGGGAAGAATTACTGTAAACTCTTCTTATACGCTATGATGAATAATAGATGATGAGAAAAAATGTTATGTAGCTTTATATTAAAATTACTAGTCGACTAAAACAAATGAGCATGTTTTACTTGTGCATATATGCATgagtttaagatgttttttgtgAATGTTTACTATTTACGTTTAGAAAGAAATAACTATTAAAAGGAGGagtttgaattggattggattggataactttattcattccgtgctcgggaaatttcattgtgacagtagcaagaaaaggcatagttattagttagacagtacagtcgcaaaggccgcaggacaacaaagcaaaagcacaaagtacaaagcaaatcaaagtaaatgggatcattaagaatcaccaaatcaaatcattaagacagaaaacagcaaaaacacaaaacgagcaagagtggacggagataccgccaccggctgccacttgaacggcgccattttggttgcggtagcaaaaacggatacagattcaaaagacgtaaagttggacaaaaactggaaccacacacaggaagtcttccacaagatggggaacttctgcagactgtgactgaggtagagaatatgcagagtcactcttccaagcttatctgcacagtttctcagtagtctggagctgaagacaacagtagcagaatAGAGCCCCtggactccgttgctggtaagcgccgacagctcatATTGTCCAGGATTGCTATCATGTTCCATAGTGAGATGGCCAAAGGTGGTTGGCGTTTTTTGTAATTGTAGGCCTCGAACCTATTGTTCGACTCCTATGGGGAGGGCTGTTATTATGCATGAGCAGGTATTTTTGGCCGTGCAAACCCAGGTTAATGGGGATGGGTACAGACAGGCAAAGCATCACATGGCATCAGCAATTGCTGAGGCAAAAATGTACATAAGTTTACATACATACAGAAGTTTAGAGAGGCCTTGGAGAACGTTTTCCGAATAGAAAGGACAGACTGTACCATCTGGCAGCTCAAGAAAGTGAAGTGATATATACTACAGGTACATCATCACCGTTGGTTACATATAAGGTTTGTATTGACTTCCCGGATTTGTTGTATCGGACCTCGACTTGGGGATAGAAAGAGACAGAGCTCCTCTTGTCATTTACCCACATGTCATTTAGTGAAGAAGCAGAATCTGGAGACCTGGAGGCTGGAATTTTTATTTCTGGTGGAAAGGTCATTGAAAAGCACTTTGTAGTAGAGGCAGATAAAATGAGGGAGTCCTTCAGGCTCGATTCAGAAGGtgtagtagtttgttttttgtgcgGCTTGAATATTTTCAGTTGGATCCTGAATGGGGCCTTGATGTTTTGCTTCTCTGGAATTGGAGCGTTTAGCATTTGGTTTCCCCTGAGAGATGCTCTTGAAGTGTGGGGTATTAGTTTACTCTGCATTTCCAGTAGCCTGTTGGATTTTCCTTTGTGGAATTTCTAAGCTCAAAGACATTATGATTTGCTGAATTCCATGGTCGGTCTCCTTTCTCCAGATTAGATTCTATTGGCTTTTTCAGGCCATGATCTTCAATTTATACCCATCCGAGTGTGCAACAAAATTGCTAGGATGTGAATATTTTTTGGAATATGAattaattataatttaatttccACCTTCTAGGTTAATAATGATATCTCATCAGGTGTTCAATTAAATGATTAGTTTGTGAGAAACAGCAAATTTCAGTCAAAGCTAGTGTATTAGACGCAATCTCTCTTGGACAGACCTGGCAGCTATCACTTATCGCAATGCTGGGTACGAGCCCTTTCAATAACGAACTGCACATGTTTCCGGCCATTATGTCGCCGTCATTCTTCCTCCTGCCCTTGTTAAATATTCTTTGAGCGTGTCTTTGTTCTCCACAGTAATTCTGTCCCCATCATCTTCTGTAATTTTTTGTTCCCTGTTCTATTACATGCCTCACCTCATACTCTTTATGTTCCTTTCTCCAGGaagcaaaagaaaaggagaGCCCCCACTCTCAGCTGAAGGCATTGAGCCAGCAGGCTGAGGCTGCCCGCAAAGAGCTGGCTGAAAACCTACAACGTTTGGCCCTGCGTGAAGAAGAGCTTCATCGCAAGGACGTCTCGCTTTCTCAGAGCTACCAGCGCCAACTGGCTCTAGAACAGGAGATCCGGGAGGTAGGCCTCAGGGTAATTTGAAAATCCATACCCAGATTTAAAGAGCATTTTGTAATCATAGGTGAGGGAGTCCTCTGTTGCCCTTCAGATGGAAGTTCGGCGTCACGTGGACAACCTGGCTAGACTAAAGGAAGACAATCAAAGACTCGTTGAACAAGCTGATACACAAGCTCTTCTTAGTAAGAAAGACCAAAATAAGCATGATGAACTACAAGACTCACTAAATCATATGACAGCAGCTCATGCCCAGCTATCACAGCGCTTGACAGTAGCGGAAGCTTCCAAGAATGAGTTCCAGAAGGTCACGGTGAAATTACAGGCCAAGCTGGCTACGGTTCAGCAAGAGCCAGACTCATTGAGGCAACAGCTTCGGGTGGAGAGGGAGATTCATCAGAAGGAGGTGGACAACCTGAAGGCCACCATTGAAGAAAGCAGAATGAAAAATAAGGAACTACATGAGATGCTGGTATTTTGCCGTCAACAGCGTGATGAAATCCAGTCACATTTAAATGCAGTTCAAGTAAGTTTAAAAGGAAACATAATCATATATCTATTGTGAAGCACAAGGTCCAAAAAATGATCTATTTTCCCAATGAACGAAGCATTGAGTGACATCCACAACCAATAACAATTTTCTGCCAAATCAGTTTGAAGGTTCAGTGGTTGGATCAGCCTGGGATGATTTCTTTGCATCAGATGTGATACTATATAACTCGACCCGTGGCGCCTCGTTAAAGCAGTGCAATGTAGATGGATAATTTCTCTTGCCTTCAGCAATGAACTTCAACTCCCCTTTAAGGCCCTTTGAGGAAATGCTGTgatgattattttattgtttattagGTGTATGGTCGTTCTTGATATGAATTAATGTAGCACACATTTCCGTTATCTGCCATGCGTACAGGAGCTCATAATGTTATTTTAGTTCAGTGAGGACAAGGGCATGTTCTTGAATATTTAAAGTCCCAGCCTATGGGTGCTGTGCATACCCAATCGACGAAGAGCATAGCTAGAAGCGTATATTCATGTTTAGCTACAGTCAACTTTCGGGGGAAAAAGCTTAAAATAGCAATTTTCCCTGTCCTTGTACTCTCTCGATTTCCTTTCCACTGTATCATCCCTTTTCCTCATAATCCCTTCACTTGTCACCTGCCTCTAGCTTTAATATAGCATCTTTTCAGTTCTTTCATTCTCTCTTTTCCCCTCCATCCCTCtctttgcttttttcccctcgcCGTGTGTCAGTTCATCCCAGGTTTTTAGTCAATGATAGTCCCACTCTAATTCGCAATTAAAGGGTTTCAGAATACACTGTCATTTTACAATACAGACGAGTGCTAGGATAGGGTACATATATTTTTCCTGCTTCCGAACTTAAGACACATTGTACAGTAGTTGCTAGTTCACTGGTCAGACTTCCCCTGTACATTTGTTTGCGTCCAATTATTCCATCCCTACGTTTATCATGATCATTAAAACACACCTGCCGTCCATTAGGAAGGTGCAGTGTCAGACAAGAAGTTGTGCGAGGCACTGCAAGTCAAGTTGGACAGGATGAAGGATGAGTGTGATAAGCTCTCTGCAGACCTGAGTTTAAAAGAAGATGCACATGCACTCCTGTACAAAAACTACCAACTGCTTAACCTGGAACTGGATGATGTAAGTACTGTCACTCTCttcaaaatgaatatgaaaGGACTGGTTAAATTGGGTTGAAATACCTTCTTCAATATCATGTAGATCAAGGGTTCTCAAACCTTTGCTCAATATTTACTTTTCAAGGGGCCAACCTCCCGtgatctaccttttttttcttggccactgacaaagctcacagttatttttgttcaggggtgctcacacttttcAGCATGCGACCTACTAAAGAAATGCTCAAGTAAAAAAGACCTacccatatatttattttgacaacTTATGTTTTTGTATGTTGCATAACCACATTACGTGCAATTCAACTTTAATTGTAGTGTTTTTCTATGCGTTCGTGCAGGCATGCGCGTTCCCCCACTGGCATAAGATAGAGACCATATGCTGCTTCTCTTTGCTACTGAGACATTTCCTGCCCCATCACGACTAAAGGGCACCAAATTGAAGCATATcacatttgaagtgtccaagatcaatgtatcacttaacGTGCAGCTGTCAGAGGCTATTGCCTTCACACATTAGTTGTTGTCGTTAGAAAGCCTAATGCGCTGATTATAAGAGCCAGATATGCAAttatcaaaaataaacaaaataaaagcattgcaCATCCTCCAATGTTAGTATTGCTCAGGAATCATATGCATTGTGATGTTGCAGTACAAACGAGACATCGTTCAGGCCTAAATGAAACCAACAGACTGAATCAGATCTTTCTTTCATGCGATCTACAAAGAGGACCTTGGCGATCGACTGGTAGATGGCAATCGATGTATTGAGATCCCCTGATATCGATATAGATTCTGCTTTTCCACTGTAATAAGGATAGTGTCTGTCAATATAATAATAGGCCAAGAAAATGTAGCATTAAGTGATGTTAGAAGTTGATCAAATCCAGTTttattttatacacattttGTTCTCGTGATAACACAACCAAGTACGTATTCAAAACAATGCCGTACTCAGGCGAACCCTGGTATACTTTGAAAGGTTATTTTTGTGCCAAATCAGCACTATTTCAAAGGGGCTGCTACATAAAAGTGGAGGTATTTtacaacagcagatggaggctTCACTCTCCTCTGACAGGCTCTATAAGTAAGATGATCTCTTCAGGGCATCTATGTATTGACTCTAAATTGGctgaatggagaaaaaaaggaatgttcTTTATGTAACGTAGGTAGTTTGTCACTGGG contains:
- the cep128 gene encoding centrosomal protein of 128 kDa isoform X1 produces the protein MDTSSGSDSYDKVRGHRPQGRETHRRPPRERGRASGRAGDGRADISNKISTLCTTLQDTNRNLTKVDQMLGQYREHTDDQAEAMALLRDNLEESISQLQAQRLSRTNDAHGSASASSMHSSDLDVCPGSDSRRLKPTSPLKDYTSTPGRRRSHSASVHFKNSSLSGQNLHELHQSLRDLRCDQQRLSVDLDREIVRRNRAEIDTKIAIESLSDHMAPVQRLDSSLERHSVSGREDTMISKQRNSEKERSMMEHELERVQRLLDQSEDSRESLVQQVDNMRGELLRTRKEKTELQKAWLQPNQPIHGNYQGREEGRLRVGSDMEKEVAELRAQLHKVSVNNEVEELKKSLERKERERLQLSIHLEGLSTELARREEQQVEMLEKLKEIQSRGKTEKTETEALLHESTRSKEELRAKAQKAVRQWRTKCSRLQRDLEEARTNVRLHTEKAAQEAKEKESPHSQLKALSQQAEAARKELAENLQRLALREEELHRKDVSLSQSYQRQLALEQEIREVRESSVALQMEVRRHVDNLARLKEDNQRLVEQADTQALLSKKDQNKHDELQDSLNHMTAAHAQLSQRLTVAEASKNEFQKVTVKLQAKLATVQQEPDSLRQQLRVEREIHQKEVDNLKATIEESRMKNKELHEMLVFCRQQRDEIQSHLNAVQEGAVSDKKLCEALQVKLDRMKDECDKLSADLSLKEDAHALLYKNYQLLNLELDDIRSDVRGHATVTELIKLEQKVAQMETEHGLLLSTISEELDVTLQGLPRNGDNKYQATKKATLEKDPSFWLAEIKSKIRSLREEMREHDTKEHHLRRQHKYTRDELKALKQSRSTDRDALLQRLEEQEKLLHSISKEKKELLEVNRKKDEEVRSLQGRVLDLEMNSKTTRDYSNSIPHKQYLTDTFKHLEESQRQKELVDQRYIKHKEIVWDLQHQLDESKRKIHECREEKLDAASRSLRLAVLGSSIDTPDAVLNGTGRADTLAPHKRLTTFDLDSSRMNMTKSLTDPLQLNHI
- the cep128 gene encoding centrosomal protein of 128 kDa isoform X2; translated protein: MDTSSGSDSYDKVRGHRPQGRETHRRPPRERGRASGRAGDGRADISNKISTLCTTLQDTNRNLTKVDQMLGQYREHTDDQAEAMALLRDNLEESISQLQAQRLSRTNDAHGSASASSMHSSDLDVCPGSDSRRLKPTSPLKDYTSTPGRRRSHSASVHFKNSSLSGQNLHELHQSLRDLRCDQQRLSVDLDREIVRRNRAEIDTKIAIESLSDHMAPVQRLDSSLERHSVSGREDTMISKQRNSEKERSMMEHELERVQRLLDQSEDSRESLVQQVDNMRGELLRTRKEKTELQKAWLQPNQPIHGNYQGREEGRLRVGSDMEKEVAELRAQLHKVSVNNEVEELKKSLERKERERLQLSIHLEGLSTELARREEQQVEMLEKLKEIQSRGKTEKTETEALLHESTRSKEELRAKAQKAVRQWRTKCSRLQRDLEEARTNVRLHTEKAAQEAKEKESPHSQLKALSQQAEAARKELAENLQRLALREEELHRKDVSLSQSYQRQLALEQEIREVRESSVALQMEVRRHVDNLARLKEDNQRLVEQADTQALLSKKDQNKHDELQDSLNHMTAAHAQLSQRLTVAEASKNEFQKVTVKLQAKLATVQQEPDSLRQQLRVEREIHQKEVDNLKATIEESRMKNKELHEMLVFCRQQRDEIQSHLNAVQEGAVSDKKLCEALQVKLDRMKDECDKLSADLSLKEDAHALLYKNYQLLNLELDDIRSDVRGHATVTELIKLEQKVAQMETEHGLLLSTISEELDVTLQGLPRNGDNKYQATKKATLEKDPSFWLAEIKSKIRSLREEMREHDTKEHHLRRQHKYTRDELKALKQSRSTDRDALLQRLEEQEKLLHSISKEKKELLEVNRKKDEEVRSLQGRVLDLEMESQRQKELVDQRYIKHKEIVWDLQHQLDESKRKIHECREEKLDAASRSLRLAVLGSSIDTPDAVLNGTGRADTLAPHKRLTTFDLDSSRMNMTKSLTDPLQLNHI